A part of Ignavibacteriales bacterium genomic DNA contains:
- a CDS encoding adenosine deaminase, with protein sequence MTTEQIIKSVPKVLLHDHLDGGLRPQTIIDLAAELKYKKLPTKNPIELGEWFHRGANKGNLVEYLQGFEHTTAVMQTKEGLSRVAYEMIEDMKNDGVVYVETRFAPVYHRSMGLYYEDSVKAVLEGLEKGKNDFGVGYGLILCGMRNMKDTIDIAELAVNFRKEGVVGFDLAGEEGGYPPKKHIEAFQYIQRANFNITIHAGEAFGKDSIWQAIQWCGAHRIGHATRLLEDIVLDSERHVLSFGDLAQYVLDKRIPLEICLLSNVHTGAVDKIENHPFGILYREKFRVTINTDDRLMSDTTMTKEFLTAINYFNLNFDDFEKITINAMKSAFIPYKERLHYIYDIIKPGYQKVREQLLSLNNNSGNHEKTFH encoded by the coding sequence ATGACAACAGAACAAATCATAAAATCAGTCCCAAAAGTTTTATTGCACGATCATCTTGATGGTGGTCTCCGTCCACAAACAATTATTGATCTTGCGGCGGAGCTGAAATACAAAAAATTACCCACAAAAAATCCAATTGAACTTGGTGAATGGTTTCATCGAGGCGCAAATAAAGGCAATCTTGTTGAATATCTGCAAGGATTTGAACATACTACAGCAGTTATGCAGACAAAGGAAGGGCTTTCAAGAGTTGCTTATGAAATGATTGAGGACATGAAAAATGATGGCGTTGTATATGTAGAGACAAGATTTGCACCAGTTTATCACAGAAGCATGGGGTTGTATTATGAAGACTCGGTTAAAGCTGTCCTTGAAGGATTAGAAAAAGGCAAGAACGATTTTGGTGTTGGTTACGGTTTAATCCTTTGCGGTATGCGTAATATGAAAGACACAATAGATATTGCCGAGCTTGCTGTTAATTTCAGAAAGGAGGGTGTGGTTGGATTTGATCTTGCCGGTGAAGAGGGGGGTTATCCTCCCAAAAAACATATCGAAGCCTTTCAATATATTCAAAGAGCAAATTTTAACATTACAATTCATGCCGGTGAGGCATTCGGTAAAGATTCTATTTGGCAGGCTATTCAATGGTGCGGCGCACATCGAATAGGACATGCAACTCGATTGCTCGAAGACATTGTGTTGGATTCTGAACGACACGTATTAAGTTTTGGCGACCTTGCCCAATATGTGCTTGACAAAAGAATTCCCTTAGAAATTTGTTTACTTTCCAACGTGCATACAGGTGCTGTGGATAAAATTGAAAACCATCCATTCGGAATATTGTATAGAGAAAAATTCCGGGTTACAATTAATACCGATGATAGATTGATGAGTGACACAACTATGACAAAGGAATTTTTAACTGCTATAAATTATTTTAATTTGAATTTTGATGACTTTGAAAAAATAACAATCAACGCAATGAAATCAGCTTTCATTCCTTATAAAGAAAGGCTGCATTACATCTATGATATTATCAAACCCGGCTATCAAAAAGTCAGAGAACAACTGCTATCATTAAATAATAATTCAGGAAATCATGAAAAAACTTTTCACTAA
- the hutU gene encoding urocanate hydratase: protein MLTDHKNIIAPTGTKITCKGWIQEAAMRMLMNNLHPDVAENPAELIVYGGRGKAARNWEAYEAIISSLKNLENDETLLVQSGKPVGIFKTYTNAPRVIISNSMLVPDWATWDEFRRLEQLGLTMYGQMTAGSWIYIGTQGILQGTYETFAEAAKKYFSGSLKGRFILTAGLGGMGGAQPLAATFNGAAFLGVDVDRSRIQKRIDTGYIDVITDNLDEALKIVLDAKSIGEAISVGLVGNAGEVHHEILKRGIIPDIVTDQTSAHDMLNGYVPMNMSFESAIELRKSNPEKYISLSRKTVIKHVDAMLEFQKRGSIVFDYGNNVRGEAKENGLTNAFDIPGFVPEFIRPLFCDGKGPFRWAALSGDPNDIYVTDQAIREAFPDNKQLINWIDMAQKKVHFQGLPARICWLGYGERSRMGKIFNQLVADGKVKAPIVIGRDHLDCGSVASPNRETEGMIDGSDAIADWPILNALLNAIGGASWVSVHHGGGVGIGKSIHAGMVVVADGTKEAEKRLERVLTYDPGMGIMRHADAGYQQAIDNARKWGVQIPMLK, encoded by the coding sequence ATGTTAACGGATCATAAAAATATAATCGCCCCAACCGGAACTAAAATTACTTGCAAAGGCTGGATACAAGAAGCTGCAATGCGTATGTTGATGAATAATCTTCATCCCGATGTTGCAGAAAATCCAGCAGAATTAATTGTTTACGGAGGGAGAGGGAAAGCTGCCCGAAATTGGGAGGCTTACGAAGCTATCATATCCTCGCTAAAAAATCTTGAGAATGATGAAACACTTTTAGTTCAATCAGGAAAGCCTGTTGGAATTTTTAAAACATATACCAATGCACCACGAGTAATAATTTCAAACTCAATGCTTGTTCCCGACTGGGCAACATGGGATGAATTCCGAAGGCTCGAGCAGCTTGGATTGACAATGTATGGACAAATGACTGCCGGTAGTTGGATTTACATCGGCACGCAAGGAATATTACAAGGCACTTACGAAACTTTTGCCGAAGCAGCAAAAAAATATTTCAGCGGATCACTTAAAGGCAGATTCATTTTGACTGCCGGGTTAGGCGGAATGGGCGGGGCTCAACCACTTGCTGCAACTTTTAACGGCGCTGCTTTTCTTGGTGTTGATGTTGATCGTTCAAGAATCCAAAAAAGAATTGATACCGGTTACATTGATGTAATTACGGATAATCTTGATGAAGCTTTAAAAATTGTACTCGACGCTAAATCAATTGGCGAGGCTATCTCTGTCGGATTAGTTGGTAATGCAGGCGAAGTTCATCACGAAATTTTAAAGCGTGGAATTATTCCCGATATCGTTACTGATCAAACATCTGCTCACGATATGTTAAACGGATACGTTCCAATGAATATGAGTTTTGAATCAGCAATTGAGTTAAGAAAATCCAATCCTGAAAAATATATTTCTCTTTCCCGAAAAACTGTTATAAAGCATGTGGACGCGATGTTGGAGTTTCAAAAACGCGGCTCAATTGTTTTTGACTATGGAAATAACGTTCGCGGTGAAGCAAAAGAAAATGGATTAACAAATGCGTTTGATATTCCCGGGTTTGTTCCTGAATTTATCCGCCCCCTGTTTTGTGATGGAAAAGGTCCATTCCGCTGGGCTGCACTTAGTGGCGACCCAAATGATATTTATGTAACTGATCAAGCAATACGAGAAGCCTTTCCAGATAATAAGCAGCTTATCAATTGGATTGATATGGCGCAAAAGAAAGTTCACTTTCAGGGATTGCCCGCACGTATTTGCTGGCTCGGTTACGGCGAACGTTCAAGAATGGGAAAAATTTTTAACCAACTTGTTGCTGATGGAAAAGTCAAAGCTCCAATTGTAATCGGCAGAGATCACCTTGATTGCGGATCTGTTGCTTCACCAAATCGTGAAACTGAAGGTATGATTGATGGCAGTGATGCAATCGCTGATTGGCCAATTCTTAATGCACTATTAAATGCAATCGGTGGTGCGAGCTGGGTTTCTGTTCATCACGGCGGCGGTGTAGGAATTGGAAAATCTATTCATGCGGGAATGGTTGTTGTGGCGGATGGAACTAAAGAAGCAGAGAAAAGATTGGAAAGAGTGCTGACTTACGATCCCGGCATGGGCATAATGCGTCACGCTGATGCCGGCTATCAACAGGCAATTGATAATGCCAGAAAATGGGGTGTCCAAATTCCAATGCTAAAATAA
- the rplS gene encoding 50S ribosomal protein L19 — protein sequence MIDVNNILPEQVKTDMPVFNPGDHIKVQVRVIEGDKERIQSFEGDVIGIRGSGMSKTFTVRKISSGVGVERIFPFHSPKIAKVEVLKFGNVRRAKLFYLRDLSGKAARIKGKKI from the coding sequence ATGATAGACGTAAATAATATTTTACCCGAACAAGTAAAAACAGATATGCCTGTTTTTAATCCCGGTGATCACATCAAAGTGCAGGTTCGAGTAATTGAAGGTGATAAAGAGCGAATTCAATCTTTTGAAGGTGATGTGATTGGAATCCGAGGAAGTGGTATGAGTAAAACCTTTACAGTTAGAAAAATTTCGAGCGGTGTTGGAGTAGAAAGAATTTTTCCATTTCACTCCCCCAAAATTGCAAAAGTTGAAGTGCTTAAATTTGGAAACGTAAGAAGAGCAAAACTTTTCTACCTGCGCGACCTTTCCGGTAAAGCTGCCAGAATAAAAGGCAAGAAAATCTAA
- the rimM gene encoding 16S rRNA processing protein RimM encodes MSEFFLVARILSIAGKDGFVKIELFTDYPERFYKLKKIFIDFFNDKKELKIQSVKKLGNSILLKFENFNSSKDVNILVSKDLFIKEDELLILPANQAYIHDIVGSNVLKNDVKIGVVTDIIILKSNNVYVIKENNGNELLIPAIDDYVEKFDSRKKILILKPIENIYDDDES; translated from the coding sequence TTGTCTGAGTTTTTTCTTGTTGCCCGTATTTTATCTATAGCGGGAAAAGACGGTTTTGTAAAAATCGAATTGTTTACAGATTATCCTGAACGATTCTACAAGCTTAAAAAAATTTTTATTGATTTTTTTAATGACAAGAAAGAATTAAAAATTCAGTCTGTTAAGAAATTAGGAAATTCAATTTTACTTAAATTTGAAAATTTCAATTCCAGCAAAGATGTAAATATCTTAGTCAGTAAAGATTTATTTATTAAAGAGGATGAACTTTTAATACTGCCGGCTAATCAAGCTTATATTCATGATATTGTTGGCAGTAATGTTCTTAAAAATGATGTTAAGATTGGAGTAGTGACAGATATAATTATTCTCAAATCGAATAATGTATATGTCATCAAAGAAAATAATGGTAATGAATTGCTAATTCCTGCAATTGACGATTACGTGGAAAAATTTGACAGCAGAAAAAAAATATTGATACTGAAACCAATTGAAAATATTTACGACGATGATGAGAGTTGA
- a CDS encoding KH domain-containing protein produces MKEFIEFISKSLVDHPESVIVDEKMDEENRVVFTLKVQPNDVGKLIGKQGKTAMAIRTLLTAVAAKAGKKAAFEIDDRK; encoded by the coding sequence ATGAAAGAATTCATCGAATTCATTTCGAAATCACTTGTAGATCATCCTGAAAGCGTGATTGTTGATGAGAAAATGGATGAAGAAAACAGAGTAGTTTTCACTCTCAAAGTGCAGCCTAATGATGTTGGAAAATTAATTGGTAAGCAAGGCAAGACTGCTATGGCTATCAGAACTTTATTGACTGCAGTAGCAGCCAAAGCCGGAAAGAAAGCTGCATTTGAAATTGATGATAGAAAATAA
- the rpsP gene encoding 30S ribosomal protein S16 — MAVKLRLRRMGKKKQPMYKVVAADSRSPRDGKFLEAVGSYNPLTNPHTVELLEDRIFYWLNVGAQPTDTVRSLLRQKGILMKRELARRGLGEDKIKEELDNWVKLREAKNSVVKKRKKNKKKAATEEK; from the coding sequence TTGGCAGTTAAGCTAAGACTAAGACGTATGGGCAAGAAAAAACAGCCCATGTACAAAGTAGTTGCCGCAGATTCAAGATCGCCCAGAGATGGAAAATTTTTAGAAGCTGTTGGCTCCTATAATCCTTTAACAAATCCTCATACCGTTGAGCTGCTTGAAGATAGGATCTTTTACTGGTTGAATGTTGGTGCACAACCGACCGATACTGTTAGAAGCCTTTTAAGGCAAAAGGGAATCCTTATGAAACGTGAACTCGCAAGAAGAGGTTTAGGTGAGGATAAAATTAAAGAGGAATTAGACAATTGGGTTAAATTGCGCGAAGCAAAAAACTCGGTTGTGAAAAAAAGAAAGAAAAATAAAAAGAAAGCTGCAACAGAGGAGAAGTAA
- the ffh gene encoding signal recognition particle protein: MFDELTTKLENALKKIRGQGKLTEKNISDSLREIRRILLDADVNFSVAKEFIEKVSQKALGQEVINSITPGQLITKIIFDELVILLGSSQTEIALNPSGITKIMVVGLQGSGKTTFCGKLAKKLVGNKRKVLLVAADIYRPAAIDQLKMLGKQLDVHVFSLPGENPKKIAEESILFAQENNYNTIILDTAGRLHIDEEMMNEVADIKSIINPNEILFVVDSMSGQDAVNSAKAFNEKINYDGIVLTKLDGDARGGAALSIRSVVGKPIKFISNGEKLDALEIFHPDRLASRILGKGDVISLVEKAQQNFEGFETDKLEEKLRKNKFDFEDFLKQIKVIKKMGSLSSLIGMIPGMGAQIKNAQIDDKALVKVEAVINSMTKKERTNPKVLNGSRRKRIARGSGTSIQDVNRLIKQFEDMQRMMGQMARKGFSPQAMKNFKFN, from the coding sequence ATGTTTGATGAATTAACAACAAAATTAGAGAACGCACTAAAGAAAATTAGAGGGCAGGGTAAACTCACCGAAAAAAATATTTCTGATTCTCTGCGGGAGATTAGAAGAATTTTGCTCGATGCAGATGTGAATTTTTCTGTCGCTAAAGAGTTTATTGAAAAAGTTTCTCAAAAAGCTCTCGGACAAGAAGTTATTAATTCGATCACCCCCGGGCAATTAATTACAAAAATTATTTTTGATGAGCTTGTTATTCTTTTGGGAAGTTCACAAACTGAGATCGCATTAAACCCCAGCGGCATTACTAAAATAATGGTCGTCGGGTTACAAGGATCCGGTAAGACTACTTTCTGTGGAAAACTTGCAAAAAAGCTGGTCGGCAATAAACGAAAGGTTTTACTGGTCGCGGCTGATATTTATAGACCTGCAGCAATAGATCAATTAAAAATGCTTGGCAAGCAGCTTGATGTTCATGTTTTTTCTTTACCCGGTGAGAATCCTAAGAAAATAGCTGAAGAGTCCATTCTTTTCGCTCAGGAAAATAATTATAACACAATTATTCTTGATACTGCCGGCAGGCTTCATATTGATGAAGAGATGATGAACGAAGTCGCAGATATTAAATCAATAATTAATCCTAATGAAATCCTTTTTGTAGTTGATTCGATGAGCGGGCAGGATGCTGTTAATTCAGCAAAAGCATTCAACGAAAAAATCAATTATGATGGAATAGTTCTTACAAAACTTGATGGCGACGCAAGAGGGGGCGCAGCTCTTTCCATTCGCAGTGTTGTTGGAAAGCCGATTAAATTTATCAGTAATGGTGAAAAACTTGATGCTCTTGAAATATTTCATCCAGATCGATTAGCTTCGCGAATTCTTGGGAAAGGTGATGTTATTTCACTTGTTGAAAAGGCTCAGCAGAATTTCGAAGGCTTCGAAACCGACAAACTCGAAGAAAAACTTCGTAAAAATAAATTTGATTTTGAAGATTTTCTTAAGCAAATTAAAGTCATTAAGAAAATGGGTTCTTTATCTTCCTTAATTGGGATGATTCCAGGGATGGGTGCACAAATAAAAAATGCCCAGATTGATGATAAAGCATTAGTTAAAGTTGAAGCAGTCATCAATTCAATGACCAAAAAGGAAAGAACAAACCCCAAAGTTCTAAATGGAAGCAGAAGGAAACGGATTGCTCGTGGCAGTGGTACTTCGATTCAGGATGTAAATAGATTGATAAAACAATTTGAAGATATGCAAAGGATGATGGGGCAGATGGCGAGAAAAGGTTTTTCGCCTCAGGCAATGAAAAATTTTAAATTCAATTGA
- the atpG gene encoding ATP synthase F1 subunit gamma yields the protein MATLRDIKQRIKGVLNTQQITKAMKMVAAAKLRRAQEGVINARPYARKINQTLSHLLSSDSTISNPFLIEREVKRVCVVVVTADRGLCGAFNANILKESTHYIQEQLLPQNLVPIIYNVGKKGFDFYKNSDYKKSGDNVGLFSSLRYDSALNIYNDLIEGYLSGEYDRIVIIYNEFKSIIQQKVVIEQFLPIPLTIEKENEASKSNYIYEPNQLSIFEYLLPKHLKAQIWRVLLESNASEFGARMTAMDNATTNATELIRTLRLKFNRERQAAITKEILEIVTGANALRAGG from the coding sequence ATGGCTACCTTACGCGATATAAAACAAAGAATCAAGGGTGTCCTGAACACTCAGCAGATCACCAAAGCTATGAAAATGGTGGCGGCTGCAAAGCTGCGAAGAGCACAGGAAGGGGTAATTAATGCTCGCCCTTATGCCAGAAAGATTAACCAGACACTTTCACATTTGCTTAGTTCAGATTCAACTATATCCAATCCTTTTTTAATTGAGCGCGAAGTTAAAAGAGTCTGTGTCGTTGTTGTTACAGCAGATCGTGGTTTATGTGGTGCATTCAATGCAAATATTTTGAAGGAGTCAACACATTATATCCAGGAACAGCTGCTTCCGCAAAATCTAGTTCCAATTATTTATAATGTTGGGAAAAAGGGATTTGATTTTTATAAGAACTCCGATTATAAAAAAAGTGGTGATAATGTAGGACTGTTTTCATCATTACGTTATGACTCTGCGCTTAACATTTATAATGATTTGATTGAAGGATATTTATCGGGCGAGTATGATAGGATTGTAATTATTTATAATGAGTTTAAATCTATTATCCAGCAAAAAGTCGTGATTGAACAATTCCTCCCGATTCCCTTGACTATTGAAAAAGAAAACGAAGCTTCGAAATCAAACTACATTTACGAGCCAAATCAACTTTCTATCTTCGAATACCTTTTGCCAAAACATTTGAAAGCTCAAATTTGGCGGGTGCTGCTCGAATCAAATGCTTCTGAATTTGGAGCCCGTATGACAGCAATGGATAATGCAACCACTAATGCAACAGAATTGATTAGAACTCTACGCTTGAAATTTAATAGGGAAAGACAGGCAGCCATCACTAAAGAAATTTTAGAAATTGTTACCGGAGCAAATGCACTCAGGGCGGGTGGTTGA
- a CDS encoding F0F1 ATP synthase subunit alpha, whose product MMAEVRPDEISAILRKQLSGFESEVDVYDVGTVLQVGDGIARVYGLSKVMASELVEFPNDVFGMVLNLDEDSVGCVLFGDTTLVKEGDTVKRTKRVTSLPVGDEMLGRVINPLGFPIDGKGPINTDKFLPIERKALGVIQRQPVKEPLQTGIAAIDAMIPIGRGQRELIIGDRQTGKTAVAVDAIINQKFTHTEDAKKNGINPVYCVYVAIGQKSSTIAQVVAKLHEQGAMDYTTVIAASASEPAPLQFIAPYSGATLGEYFRDNGKHALVIYDDLSKQAASYRELSLLLRRPPGREAYPGDVFYLHSRLLERASKLSDDLGGGSLTALPIIETQQGDVSAYIPTNVISITDGQIYLESNLFNAGVRPAINVGISVSRVGGNAQIKAMKKVAGSLKLDLAQYRELEAFAKFGSDLDKSTQRTLAKGARLVELLKQGQYAPVPVERQVLSIFAGTNGYLDTIAIHDIKRFEKEFIEFVEVKYNSIFESIKKDKDLSAATTDLIKKAAEEFLTVFKKTA is encoded by the coding sequence ATAATGGCTGAAGTCAGACCGGATGAAATTTCTGCAATACTTAGAAAGCAGCTTTCAGGATTCGAAAGTGAAGTTGATGTTTATGATGTCGGAACCGTCCTTCAAGTTGGAGATGGTATCGCAAGAGTTTATGGGCTTTCGAAAGTAATGGCAAGTGAACTTGTGGAATTCCCGAATGATGTTTTTGGGATGGTGTTAAACCTTGATGAAGACAGTGTTGGTTGTGTTCTTTTTGGTGATACAACACTTGTTAAAGAAGGCGATACCGTAAAAAGAACTAAGCGTGTAACTTCTTTACCCGTCGGTGATGAAATGCTTGGTCGAGTTATAAATCCACTTGGTTTTCCTATTGATGGAAAGGGTCCGATTAATACAGATAAATTTTTACCCATCGAAAGAAAAGCATTAGGTGTAATTCAACGGCAGCCGGTTAAAGAACCGCTTCAAACAGGAATTGCTGCTATTGATGCAATGATTCCGATTGGAAGGGGGCAGAGAGAATTAATTATCGGTGATAGACAAACAGGTAAAACTGCTGTTGCCGTTGATGCTATAATAAATCAGAAATTTACTCATACTGAAGATGCTAAAAAGAACGGTATAAATCCTGTCTATTGTGTGTATGTAGCTATCGGACAAAAAAGTTCAACAATTGCTCAGGTAGTTGCTAAATTACACGAACAGGGCGCAATGGATTACACAACTGTTATTGCTGCTTCTGCTTCTGAGCCCGCTCCGCTACAGTTTATTGCTCCTTATTCCGGTGCCACTCTCGGTGAATATTTCAGGGATAATGGGAAACATGCTTTGGTAATTTATGATGATCTTTCAAAGCAAGCCGCTTCGTACCGCGAATTATCTTTGCTTCTGAGAAGACCTCCTGGAAGAGAAGCTTACCCCGGCGATGTTTTTTATCTTCATTCAAGATTGTTAGAGAGAGCGTCAAAGTTAAGTGATGATTTGGGTGGAGGTAGTTTAACTGCTCTTCCGATTATTGAAACTCAGCAAGGTGACGTTTCGGCTTACATCCCTACAAACGTTATCTCAATCACTGATGGGCAGATATATCTTGAGTCCAATTTATTCAATGCCGGTGTACGACCTGCAATTAACGTGGGTATCTCAGTTTCTCGTGTTGGCGGTAACGCACAAATCAAAGCAATGAAAAAAGTTGCAGGTTCATTAAAGCTTGATCTTGCTCAGTATCGTGAACTTGAAGCTTTCGCGAAATTTGGATCGGATCTTGATAAATCTACTCAACGAACACTTGCCAAAGGTGCGCGTCTTGTTGAATTGTTAAAGCAAGGTCAATACGCTCCTGTTCCTGTTGAAAGACAAGTGCTAAGTATATTTGCCGGTACAAACGGTTATCTTGACACTATTGCCATTCATGATATAAAGAGATTTGAAAAAGAATTTATAGAATTTGTCGAAGTAAAATACAATTCAATTTTTGAAAGTATTAAAAAAGATAAAGATCTTAGCGCTGCCACAACTGATTTGATTAAAAAAGCTGCCGAAGAATTTTTAACAGTCTTCAAAAAAACAGCTTAA
- the atpH gene encoding ATP synthase F1 subunit delta yields the protein MADVKVSLRYANSFLRSSLDKKNLSETIEDINFIISVLNTNTQLRRVLESPVVKANIKITIISEIFKNKISKDSFEFIEFVINKNRVNLLFSILTKFIELCNEYNGIVSVNIKSATELSSEQKVQIEKKVHLLTNQTVRANYSTDASIIGGFIARIKDTVYDASLKHQLDLMRKEFLRYGSSLN from the coding sequence ATGGCTGACGTAAAAGTTTCTCTCAGATATGCTAATTCGTTTCTTCGATCTTCATTAGATAAAAAGAACTTGTCTGAAACAATTGAGGATATAAATTTCATCATCAGTGTCCTCAATACTAATACACAGCTAAGAAGAGTATTAGAAAGCCCGGTTGTTAAAGCGAACATTAAAATCACGATCATTAGTGAGATATTTAAAAATAAAATCAGCAAAGACTCATTTGAATTTATTGAGTTTGTTATAAATAAAAACCGAGTGAATCTTTTGTTTAGTATTCTTACTAAATTCATAGAATTGTGTAATGAATATAACGGCATTGTATCTGTAAATATTAAATCTGCAACAGAATTAAGTTCTGAGCAGAAAGTGCAGATTGAGAAAAAAGTACACCTATTAACTAATCAGACTGTTCGTGCAAACTATTCTACCGACGCCAGTATAATCGGAGGGTTTATTGCCAGAATAAAAGATACTGTTTATGATGCTTCATTAAAGCATCAACTCGATTTAATGCGCAAAGAGTTTTTGCGTTATGGTTCATCATTAAATTAA
- the atpF gene encoding F0F1 ATP synthase subunit B has product MPSNFIFGVLASESNGTLLDVNPGLIFWTFLTFIVLLLILRKVAWKPILTALDQREKTIQESLSKAEIAKEEAQKILNQNQDSLAKAEDEARKIIEQSRSYAEKLKDQILADGKLQSQKLISEAAAEIERKNQAAFEQLKSEVVDIAISAAGKLLDEKLDKETHAKVVNKFINEIVKN; this is encoded by the coding sequence ATGCCTTCAAATTTTATATTTGGCGTACTTGCTTCTGAAAGCAATGGTACTCTACTTGATGTAAATCCAGGATTAATTTTCTGGACTTTTCTTACATTCATCGTATTGTTGCTTATTCTTAGAAAAGTAGCATGGAAGCCTATCCTTACCGCACTTGATCAGCGTGAAAAGACTATACAGGAGTCTTTATCCAAAGCTGAGATAGCCAAAGAAGAGGCTCAAAAAATTCTTAATCAAAATCAGGATAGTTTGGCTAAAGCAGAAGATGAAGCTCGTAAGATCATTGAGCAAAGTCGTTCTTATGCTGAAAAACTGAAAGATCAAATTTTGGCAGATGGAAAACTACAATCGCAAAAACTTATTAGCGAGGCTGCTGCAGAGATTGAAAGAAAAAATCAGGCGGCGTTCGAACAATTAAAAAGCGAGGTTGTGGATATAGCCATCAGTGCTGCCGGCAAATTACTCGATGAAAAACTTGATAAAGAAACTCATGCAAAAGTCGTTAATAAATTTATCAATGAAATAGTGAAAAATTAA
- the atpE gene encoding ATP synthase F0 subunit C, which translates to MDLAWLAAGIGAGLTVIGGGLGIGKLASSAMEASGRQPEAAGAIRTSMIIAAALIEGISFFGLVICILLALKA; encoded by the coding sequence ATGGATTTAGCTTGGTTAGCAGCCGGTATCGGTGCAGGTTTAACAGTAATTGGTGGTGGGCTTGGAATTGGAAAACTCGCAAGTTCCGCAATGGAAGCAAGTGGAAGACAACCTGAAGCTGCGGGCGCAATAAGAACTTCAATGATTATCGCTGCAGCGCTTATCGAAGGTATTTCTTTCTTCGGTCTTGTTATCTGTATCCTCTTAGCTCTTAAAGCTTAA
- the atpB gene encoding F0F1 ATP synthase subunit A, which translates to MNFPDSLAVADTLEKATKNDSGWILHHIMDGRTLDFEPFGEVHIPQFPLLFGLDITPTKHVIFMWLSAILVLITFAIVASKYKKSLIPKGFVNFFEVLIVFVKDEIAKPTIGKGFEKFLPYLLTVFFFILFGNFLGLLPFSATFTANIAVTASLAIFTFFVTQAGGIMQHGFLGYFKGLVPHGIPTALLPLMIVVEFLGLLTKPFALAIRLFANMMAGHTVILALLGLIFFMGTYFIAPVSIGFALFIYLLEILVALIQAYIFTMLSGLFIGMAVHQEH; encoded by the coding sequence ATGAACTTTCCTGACAGCCTTGCCGTAGCCGATACATTAGAAAAGGCAACTAAAAATGACAGTGGGTGGATTCTTCATCATATTATGGATGGCAGAACACTTGATTTTGAGCCATTTGGAGAAGTTCATATCCCTCAATTTCCTTTGCTTTTTGGATTAGATATAACGCCAACAAAGCATGTGATTTTTATGTGGCTATCGGCAATTCTTGTGCTCATCACATTTGCAATTGTTGCATCGAAATATAAAAAATCTTTAATCCCCAAAGGGTTCGTTAATTTTTTTGAAGTTTTAATAGTTTTCGTAAAAGATGAAATTGCGAAACCTACCATTGGAAAAGGATTTGAGAAATTCCTGCCTTATTTATTAACGGTATTTTTCTTTATTCTATTTGGAAATTTTCTGGGATTGCTTCCGTTCTCGGCTACATTTACAGCAAATATTGCAGTTACTGCCTCACTTGCAATTTTTACATTTTTTGTTACGCAGGCTGGTGGAATTATGCAGCACGGATTTCTTGGCTATTTTAAAGGGTTAGTACCGCATGGCATACCAACCGCGCTTTTGCCTTTAATGATCGTAGTAGAATTTCTGGGATTGCTGACAAAACCTTTTGCTTTGGCGATTCGTCTTTTTGCTAATATGATGGCTGGGCATACAGTAATTTTGGCTTTATTAGGTTTAATATTTTTTATGGGGACATATTTCATTGCGCCGGTTTCAATCGGCTTTGCGCTTTTTATTTATCTATTGGAAATTTTAGTTGCCTTAATTCAGGCTTATATTTTTACGATGTTGTCCGGATTATTCATCGGGATGGCAGTACATCAGGAACATTAA
- a CDS encoding AtpZ/AtpI family protein, with protein sequence MKKNKIIDSENLGKVYREVGPYLGLGLQLAATVALLTFAGIWMDGEFESSPIFTIIFACLGIFAGLYNFIKNVLTPPK encoded by the coding sequence ATGAAAAAAAATAAAATCATTGATTCAGAAAATCTTGGAAAAGTTTATCGTGAGGTCGGACCTTATCTCGGATTGGGTTTACAGCTTGCTGCAACAGTTGCATTATTGACATTTGCTGGAATCTGGATGGATGGGGAGTTTGAGTCGAGCCCAATTTTCACTATTATTTTTGCTTGCCTTGGGATTTTTGCCGGGCTTTATAATTTCATCAAAAACGTTCTAACTCCTCCTAAATGA